In the genome of Denticeps clupeoides chromosome 13, fDenClu1.1, whole genome shotgun sequence, one region contains:
- the paics gene encoding bifunctional phosphoribosylaminoimidazole carboxylase/phosphoribosylaminoimidazole succinocarboxamide synthetase isoform X2 translates to MASSSSELKLGDKLNEGKTKQIFALPDEPGHVLVQSKDQITAGNAARKDQMEGKAAISNKTTSCVFTLLQQAGIKTAFVRQHSDTAFVADHCEMIPIEWVCRRIATGSFLKRNPGVKEGYRFSPVKMEMFFKDDANNDPQWSEEQLLAASFDLAGLHIGRCEVDIMNRSTVAIFEVLEKAWATQNCTLVDMKIEFGVNVTTKEIVLADVIDNDSWRLWPAGDRSQQKDKQVYRDLKEVTPEAMQMVKRNFEWVAERVTLLLESQVSGRVVVLMGSTSDMAHSEKIRKACSSHGIPCFLRVTSAHKGPDETLRIKAEYEGDDVPTVFVAVAGRSNGLGPVLSGNTAYPVVNCPPITPDWGAQDVWSSLRMPSGLGCTTVLSPDAAAQFCAQIFGLKDHLIWAKLRASMLNTWISLKQADQKLQACSL, encoded by the exons ATGGCGTCTTCCAGCTCAG AGTTGAAGCTCGGCGACAAACTGAACGAAGGCAAAACCAAACAGATCTTCGCGCTTCCTGACGAACCGGGCCATGTTCTGGTCCAGTCCAAGGACCAGATCACTGCGGGGAACGCGGCCAGAAAGGACCAGATGGAGGGCAAGGCAGCCATATCCAACAAGACCACCAGCTGTGTGTTCACGCTGCTGCAACAGGCCG GCATTAAGACTGCCTTTGTGCGACAGCACTCTGACACGGCCTTTGTTGCTGACCACTGCGAGATGATCCCAATTGAGTGGGTGTGTCGACGCATTGCTACCGGCTCGTTCTTGAAGAGGAACCCCGGTGTGAAAGAGGGCTACAGGTTCAGCCCTGtgaaaatggaaatgtttttcaAG GATGATGCTAACAATGACCCACAGTGGTCTGAGGAGCAGTTGCTGGCTGCAAGCTTTGACTTGGCAGGACTGCACATTGGGCGCTGTGAAGTGGACATCATGAACCGGAGCACTGTGGCCATCTTTGAGGTCCTTGAAAAAGCTTGGGCCACGCAGAACTGCACACTGGTGGACATGAAG ATTGAGTTTGGTGTGAATGTGACTACAAAGGAGATTGTGTTGGCTGATGTGATTGACAATGATTCCTGGAGACTGTGGCCTGCCGGTGACAGAAGCCAGCAGAAGGACAAGCAG GTATACCGAGACCTGAAGGAGGTGACCCCTGAGGCAATGcagatggtgaagaggaactTTGAGTGGGTTGCAGAGCGTGTGACG CTTCTTTTGGAGTCCCAGGTCTCTGGCCGTGTGGTTGTATTAATGGGCTCCACATCAGACATGGCTCACAGTGAGAAGATCCGCAAAGCTTGTAGCTCGCATGGCATTCCTTGCTTCCTCAGAGTCACTTCAGCACACAAAGGTCCAGATGAGACTCTTCGCATTAAAGCTGAGTATGAAg GTGATGATGTACCCACCGTGTTTGTGGCTGTGGCTGGGAGGAGCAATGGCCTGGGTCCAGTGTTGTCTGGAAACACTGCTTACCCAGTCGTCAATTGCCCACCTATCACCCCTGACTGGGGTGCCCAGGATGTGTGGTCCTCTCTTCGCATGCCAAGTG GTCTTGGCTGCACAACGGTCCTCTCTCCAGATGCTGCTGCTCAGTTCTGCGCTCAGATCTTTGGTCTGAAGGACCACCTGATCTGGGCCAAGCTGCGCGCCTCCATGCTGAACACCTGGATCTCCCTGAAGCAGGCTGACCAGAAACTGCAGGCTTGCAGCCTCTGA